The segment CTTAACGTTCTTCGTACAGCATTTCCTGGGACTGATGGGGATGCAGCGGCGCGTATTCACCTATTTGCCGAACCAGCAGTTCGATACGCTCAACCTGGTCAGTACGGTGGGGGCGTTCCTGATGGGAGTGGGCATGATTATCTTCCTTGTAAATGTGTTCTTGACCTCCAGACGGCCGGCGGATGCGCCGGATGACCCGTGGGAAGACGGGCGGACCCTGGAATGGACGATCCCTTCGCCGCCGCCGGAATATAACTTCAAGCAGACGCCGCTGGTGCGGGGCCTGGATGCCTTCTGGAAAGAGAAAATGGCCGGGCATAAGGCGATGACCCCGGCGGAGCCGGTTGGCCCGATTCATATGCCGTCAGCCACGATTCTGCCGTTCCTGATGTCAGTCGGTATCTTCATTGCGGGCCTGGGCTTCATGTTCAGCCGTGATGAATTCAGCAGCGGCATCATGAGCTTCCTGTTCAATAATTATATTGTTACGGCGCTGGGGCTTCTTATTACCTTCGGATCGATGCTGATGCGGTCGCTGTTCGACGATCACGGCTGGCATATTGAACCCGAAGAGCTGGAAGGAAGGTGAGCAGAGATGACAACGGCACATGCTGAAGCGGCGGACGGTACACTCCCGCATGAACCCGAGAAAGCGACCCTGGAAGGACGCAATAAAGTGCTGGCCTTCTGGCTGTTCCTCGGAGGGGAGGCGGTGCTCTTCGGCACCCTGTTCGCTACCTTCCTGGCGCTGCGCAATCAGACGAATGAGGGACCCTCGGCGGCTGAGCTATTCCATCTGCCGCTGGTTGCGGCAGCGACCTTCCTCCTCCTGGTCAGCAGTCTGACCAGTGTGTTCGCCATTCAGGCCATGCACCGGGGAAATGTGGCCCAGTTACGGAACTGGCTGGTGGTGACTGTCCTGCTCGGCCTTGCCTTCCTGATCCTGGAGATCTACGAGTTCAGTGTATATATCCGGCATGAGGAATTCGGGATGACGACGAGTGCGTTCAGCTCGGCCTTTTATACGCTGGTCGGGTTCCACGGTGCCCATGTCGCCTTCGGGATTCTGTGGATCTCCGTGCTGATTG is part of the Paenibacillus sp. FSL M7-0420 genome and harbors:
- a CDS encoding cytochrome (ubi)quinol oxidase subunit III, with the translated sequence MTTAHAEAADGTLPHEPEKATLEGRNKVLAFWLFLGGEAVLFGTLFATFLALRNQTNEGPSAAELFHLPLVAAATFLLLVSSLTSVFAIQAMHRGNVAQLRNWLVVTVLLGLAFLILEIYEFSVYIRHEEFGMTTSAFSSAFYTLVGFHGAHVAFGILWISVLIGQLAHKGLTVVTAPKIYVSAMYWHFIDVVWVFIFTVVYLLGKVG